Proteins encoded by one window of Streptomyces uncialis:
- a CDS encoding winged helix-turn-helix transcriptional regulator, with protein MTRVFGLLGKRWTGLIIAVLLDGPVHFSDLRRAIPGISERMLSDRLSELSAEGLVLREVVEGPPLRVAYRLTETGAALKPALAALGLWAETYLPEKAQACREQIAPRATGGPRGAGPATGG; from the coding sequence ATGACCCGGGTGTTCGGCCTGCTCGGCAAGCGCTGGACCGGCCTGATCATCGCCGTCCTGCTCGACGGGCCCGTGCACTTCTCCGATCTGCGCAGGGCGATCCCCGGGATCAGCGAGCGCATGCTGTCGGACCGTCTCAGCGAGTTGTCCGCCGAGGGGCTTGTCCTGCGCGAGGTCGTCGAGGGCCCCCCGCTGCGGGTCGCGTACCGGCTGACGGAGACGGGCGCCGCGCTGAAGCCCGCGCTTGCCGCGCTGGGGCTGTGGGCCGAGACCTATCTGCCGGAGAAGGCGCAGGCGTGCCGGGAGCAGATCGCGCCCAGGGCGACGGGCGGTCCGCGGGGCGCGGGTCCGGCCACCGGGGGTTAG
- the paaB gene encoding 1,2-phenylacetyl-CoA epoxidase subunit PaaB yields MSDTTDWPLWEVFVRSRRGLSHTHAGSLHAPDAAMALRNARDLYTRRGEGVSLWVVPSTAITASSPDEKDPFFEPAADKAYRHPTFYEIPEGVKHL; encoded by the coding sequence ATGAGCGACACGACGGACTGGCCGCTGTGGGAGGTCTTCGTACGCTCCCGGCGCGGCCTGTCGCACACCCACGCGGGAAGCCTGCACGCCCCGGACGCCGCGATGGCCCTGCGCAACGCCCGGGACCTGTACACCCGGCGCGGCGAAGGCGTCTCGCTGTGGGTCGTCCCCTCCACCGCGATCACCGCCTCGTCGCCCGACGAGAAGGACCCGTTCTTCGAACCGGCGGCCGACAAGGCGTACCGGCACCCGACGTTCTACGAGATCCCGGAAGGGGTGAAGCACCTGTGA
- a CDS encoding FMN-dependent NADH-azoreductase: MATLLHLDSSLFPTVGSTSRTVTGAFREVWEARHPHSSVVYRDLAADPVPHLDSVAASAGFADPATHTAEQATAFAARLALVEELERADAVLIGAPMYNFSIPSTLKAWLDQVILPGRTAGPASTLKGKPVTVVASRGGSYAPGTPRESFEYVQNYLGDLLSEMLSLDVDFIVPELTLARTNPAMAELIPLADASREKALEDANTKAKSLADRLVSSAA, encoded by the coding sequence ATGGCCACCCTCCTCCACCTGGACTCGTCCCTCTTCCCGACCGTCGGCTCCACCTCGCGCACCGTGACCGGCGCCTTCCGTGAGGTCTGGGAGGCGCGGCACCCGCACAGCTCGGTGGTCTACCGCGACCTGGCCGCCGACCCGGTCCCGCACCTCGACTCCGTCGCCGCGTCCGCCGGGTTCGCCGATCCGGCGACGCACACCGCCGAACAGGCCACCGCCTTCGCCGCCCGGCTGGCGCTGGTGGAGGAACTGGAGCGCGCGGACGCGGTGCTGATCGGCGCGCCCATGTACAACTTCTCGATCCCGTCCACCCTGAAGGCGTGGCTCGACCAGGTGATCCTTCCCGGCCGCACCGCCGGACCCGCGTCCACGCTCAAGGGCAAGCCCGTCACGGTCGTCGCCAGCCGGGGCGGTTCGTACGCCCCCGGGACGCCCCGCGAGTCCTTCGAGTACGTGCAGAACTACCTGGGCGACCTGCTGAGCGAGATGCTCTCCCTGGACGTCGACTTCATCGTCCCGGAGCTGACGCTGGCACGGACCAACCCGGCGATGGCGGAGCTGATACCACTCGCCGACGCCTCCCGCGAGAAGGCCCTGGAGGACGCGAACACCAAGGCGAAGTCGCTGGCCGACCGTCTCGTCTCGTCCGCCGCGTAG
- the paaD gene encoding 1,2-phenylacetyl-CoA epoxidase subunit PaaD, producing MVTTHSVPGAASPAATDDRGQEPGTDTALEARLRRLAGSVLDPELPVITLAELGVLRAVRLRGPGRVEVDLTPTYTGCPAVEAMSLDIERVLHAHGIPDVTVRSVLAPAWTTDDITDEGRRKLREFGIAPPRTQRPTSPVEIRLGPTRAADPSAAAPAPAALEPVTCPVCGSADTELLSRFSSTACKALRRCLACREPFDHFKEL from the coding sequence ATGGTGACCACCCACAGCGTCCCCGGGGCGGCAAGCCCCGCCGCGACGGACGACCGCGGCCAGGAGCCCGGCACGGACACCGCCCTCGAAGCGCGGCTGCGGCGGCTCGCCGGATCGGTGCTCGACCCCGAACTGCCGGTGATCACCCTCGCGGAGCTCGGCGTGCTGCGCGCGGTGCGGCTGCGCGGCCCCGGCCGGGTGGAGGTCGACCTCACCCCCACGTACACCGGCTGCCCGGCCGTCGAGGCCATGTCCCTGGACATCGAGCGCGTGCTGCACGCGCACGGCATACCCGATGTGACGGTCCGTTCGGTGCTCGCCCCCGCCTGGACCACCGACGACATCACCGACGAAGGCCGCCGCAAGCTCCGCGAGTTCGGCATCGCCCCGCCCCGCACCCAGCGCCCCACGAGCCCGGTCGAGATCCGGCTCGGGCCGACCCGGGCGGCGGACCCGTCCGCCGCGGCCCCCGCCCCGGCCGCCCTGGAGCCGGTGACCTGCCCGGTCTGCGGATCGGCCGACACCGAACTGCTCAGCAGATTCTCCTCGACGGCGTGCAAGGCCCTGCGCCGCTGTCTTGCCTGCCGGGAGCCCTTCGACCACTTCAAGGAGCTGTGA
- a CDS encoding DUF2252 domain-containing protein, which produces MAKDLVGAEPEADPTGGAAVYAGSGGGGEEDGEAVALGAARSVRLSRVRGFANGSPVPGESAKDAGKALRERVPRGAHARFEPDAGRPDAVTAVVESNQGRLPELTPIRVGRMAASPFAFLRGSAGLMAYDLARTPVTGVGAQLCGDAHAANFGLYGDARGELVMDLNDFDETVHGPWEWDVKRLATSLVLAGRETGAGDGICERAAFDAVGAYRRTMRLLAKLPALDAWNAIADEELVSHADAQDLAGTLRKVGEKARNNTSGRFAERSTEPVEGGGRRFLAAPPVLSRISDEEALSVASSLAEYVDTVADDRVPLLARYTVQDVAFRVVGTGSVGTRSYVVLLLDHRGEPLILQVKEARPSVLVPHLATAGFTAPEPDHEGRRVVRGQKRMQVVSDMLLGWTTVEGRPFQVRQFRNRKGSVDPAALAADQLDDYGRMTGALLARAHAHSADPRVLAGYCGKNDEFDAGVAAFAVAYADRTEADHAALLAAVRGGRVAAELGV; this is translated from the coding sequence ATGGCCAAGGATCTGGTGGGTGCGGAGCCGGAAGCGGATCCGACCGGGGGTGCGGCGGTGTACGCCGGTTCCGGCGGCGGTGGCGAGGAGGACGGCGAAGCGGTGGCGCTGGGTGCGGCCCGTTCCGTGCGGCTCTCGCGGGTGCGGGGGTTCGCCAACGGCTCCCCGGTGCCGGGTGAGTCCGCGAAGGACGCGGGCAAGGCGTTGCGGGAGCGGGTCCCCCGCGGCGCGCACGCCCGGTTCGAGCCGGACGCCGGGCGTCCCGACGCGGTCACGGCCGTGGTGGAGTCCAACCAGGGCCGGCTGCCGGAGCTGACCCCGATACGGGTCGGCCGGATGGCCGCGAGCCCGTTCGCCTTCCTGCGCGGCTCGGCCGGGCTCATGGCGTACGACCTCGCGCGCACCCCGGTCACCGGCGTCGGCGCACAGCTCTGCGGCGACGCCCACGCGGCGAACTTCGGCCTGTACGGGGACGCCCGCGGCGAGCTCGTGATGGACCTCAACGACTTCGACGAGACCGTGCACGGCCCCTGGGAGTGGGACGTCAAGCGGCTCGCGACCTCGCTCGTCCTCGCCGGACGGGAGACGGGCGCGGGCGACGGGATATGCGAGCGGGCCGCCTTCGACGCGGTCGGCGCGTACCGGCGCACGATGCGGCTGCTGGCGAAGCTTCCCGCGCTGGACGCGTGGAACGCCATCGCGGACGAGGAGCTCGTCTCCCACGCGGACGCCCAGGATCTGGCCGGCACCTTGCGCAAGGTCGGCGAGAAGGCCCGGAACAACACCAGTGGCCGGTTCGCCGAGAGGTCGACGGAGCCCGTCGAAGGCGGTGGCCGGCGCTTTCTGGCCGCGCCGCCCGTGCTGAGCCGGATCTCCGACGAGGAGGCGCTGTCGGTGGCGTCGTCCCTCGCGGAGTACGTGGACACCGTCGCGGACGACCGGGTGCCGCTGCTCGCCCGGTACACCGTCCAGGACGTGGCGTTCCGGGTCGTCGGCACCGGCAGTGTCGGCACCCGCTCGTATGTCGTGCTGCTGCTCGACCACCGGGGCGAGCCGCTGATACTCCAGGTCAAGGAGGCCCGTCCCTCCGTGCTCGTGCCCCATCTGGCGACGGCCGGGTTCACGGCGCCCGAGCCGGATCACGAGGGGCGGCGGGTCGTCCGGGGGCAGAAGCGGATGCAGGTCGTCAGCGACATGCTTCTCGGCTGGACGACGGTCGAGGGCCGTCCGTTCCAGGTGCGCCAGTTCCGCAACCGCAAGGGCAGTGTCGATCCGGCCGCCCTCGCCGCCGACCAGCTCGACGACTACGGGCGGATGACCGGGGCGCTGCTGGCTCGCGCCCACGCGCACAGCGCGGACCCGCGGGTGCTCGCGGGCTACTGCGGCAAGAACGACGAGTTCGACGCGGGGGTGGCGGCGTTCGCGGTGGCGTACGCGGACCGTACGGAGGCGGATCACGCGGCGTTGCTGGCGGCGGTGCGGGGTGGCCGCGTGGCCGCGGAGCTGGGGGTCTAG
- a CDS encoding rhodanese-like domain-containing protein — MPTVGVSDLSDGDFLLDVREDDEWEAGHAAGALHIPMSEFVARYGELTEAAPQDGRVHVICRSGGRSAQVTMYLAQQGIDAANVAGGMEAWQAEGRPVTDPKGNPGFVV, encoded by the coding sequence GTGCCCACGGTCGGCGTCTCCGACCTCTCGGACGGTGACTTCCTGCTCGATGTCCGCGAGGACGACGAATGGGAGGCGGGCCACGCGGCAGGCGCCCTGCACATCCCGATGAGCGAGTTCGTCGCCCGCTACGGGGAGCTGACCGAGGCCGCTCCGCAGGACGGCCGCGTCCATGTCATCTGCCGCTCGGGCGGGCGCTCCGCCCAGGTGACGATGTACCTCGCGCAGCAGGGTATCGACGCGGCGAACGTCGCCGGGGGCATGGAGGCGTGGCAGGCCGAGGGCCGTCCCGTGACCGACCCCAAGGGAAACCCGGGCTTCGTCGTCTGA
- the paaA gene encoding 1,2-phenylacetyl-CoA epoxidase subunit PaaA — MATAAARQAAGTAPEGAAEAVHTAALEAVFDAAVAADERIEPRDWMPDAYRATLVRQIAQHAHSEIIGMQPEANWITRAPSLRRKAILMAKVQDEAGHGLYLYGAAETLGASRDDLLDKLHTGRQKYSSIFNYPTLTWADVGAIGWLVDGAAITNQVPLCRCSYGPYARAMVRVCKEESFHQRQGYELLLALSRGTDAQHAMAQDAIDRWWWPSLMMFGPPDGESPHSAQSTAWKIKRHSNDELRQRFVDICVPQAESLGLALPDPDLRWNEERGHHDFGAIDWTEFWEVLKGNGPCNDERISRRRRAHEEGAWVREAAAAHARKHTPGAAAGGHPPATDPTHPTDPTDPTDPTTSAESADGTAPSGAPAPAPAGSGKATA; from the coding sequence ATGGCGACAGCAGCGGCGCGACAGGCGGCCGGTACGGCACCGGAGGGCGCCGCCGAGGCGGTGCACACAGCCGCTTTGGAGGCGGTGTTCGACGCGGCGGTGGCGGCCGACGAGCGGATCGAACCACGTGACTGGATGCCGGACGCCTATCGGGCGACGCTGGTCCGGCAGATCGCCCAGCACGCCCATTCCGAGATCATCGGTATGCAGCCCGAGGCCAACTGGATCACCCGCGCCCCCTCGCTGCGGCGCAAGGCCATCCTGATGGCCAAGGTGCAGGACGAGGCCGGGCACGGTCTGTATCTCTACGGCGCCGCGGAAACCCTCGGAGCCAGCCGGGACGACCTCCTGGACAAGCTGCACACCGGCCGCCAGAAGTACTCCTCGATCTTCAACTACCCCACCCTGACCTGGGCCGATGTCGGCGCGATCGGCTGGCTGGTGGACGGCGCCGCGATCACCAACCAGGTCCCGCTCTGCCGCTGCTCCTACGGCCCGTACGCCCGCGCGATGGTCCGCGTCTGCAAGGAGGAGTCGTTCCATCAGCGCCAGGGCTACGAGCTCCTGCTCGCCCTCAGCCGGGGCACCGACGCACAGCACGCGATGGCCCAGGACGCGATCGACCGCTGGTGGTGGCCGTCCCTGATGATGTTCGGCCCGCCGGACGGTGAGTCACCGCATTCGGCGCAGTCGACGGCGTGGAAGATCAAGCGGCATTCGAACGACGAGCTGCGACAGCGCTTCGTGGACATCTGCGTCCCCCAGGCCGAGTCCCTGGGCCTCGCCCTCCCGGACCCTGACCTGCGGTGGAACGAGGAGCGGGGGCACCACGACTTCGGCGCCATCGACTGGACGGAGTTCTGGGAGGTGCTGAAGGGGAACGGCCCCTGCAACGACGAGCGGATCTCCCGGCGCCGCCGCGCCCACGAGGAGGGCGCCTGGGTCCGGGAAGCGGCGGCCGCCCACGCGCGCAAGCACACCCCCGGCGCCGCCGCAGGCGGCCACCCGCCCGCCACGGACCCCACGCACCCCACGGACCCCACGGACCCCACGGACCCCACGACATCAGCGGAATCAGCGGACGGCACGGCACCGTCGGGCGCTCCGGCCCCGGCACCGGCCGGGAGCGGGAAGGCGACGGCATGA
- a CDS encoding 2Fe-2S iron-sulfur cluster-binding protein: MARFHALRVAAVDRLTDDSVALTFDVPPELRASYRHAPGQHLALRRVLDGTEVRRTYSICSPAPGPEGPRTLRVGVRLVDGGAFSTYALKDLTVGDEVDVMLPAGRFTLDPAPGRYAAVVGGSGITPVLSIAGTLLEREPEARFCLLRGDRTTASTMFLEEVADLKDRFPDRFQLVTALSREEQQAGLASGRLDRERLTALLPALLPVERVAGWFLCGPLGLVEGAERALLGLGVSRSRIHEEIFHVDAAPAPADRVPAPAHSSVTARLDGRAGTWAVQDGETLLEAVLRNRPDAPYACKGGVCGTCRAFLVSGEVRMDRNFALEPEETGAGFVLACQSRPVTEEVELDFDR; encoded by the coding sequence ATGGCCCGCTTCCACGCGCTCCGGGTGGCCGCGGTCGACCGGCTCACCGACGACTCCGTCGCCCTCACCTTCGACGTACCGCCGGAGCTGCGCGCCTCCTACCGGCACGCGCCCGGCCAGCATCTGGCCCTGCGCCGCGTCCTGGACGGCACGGAGGTGCGCCGCACGTACTCCATCTGCTCACCCGCGCCGGGTCCCGAGGGGCCCCGGACACTGCGCGTGGGGGTGCGGCTGGTCGACGGCGGCGCCTTCTCGACCTACGCGCTGAAGGACCTCACCGTCGGCGACGAGGTCGATGTGATGCTCCCGGCCGGCCGGTTCACCCTCGACCCCGCGCCCGGACGGTACGCGGCGGTGGTCGGCGGCAGCGGGATCACCCCCGTCCTGTCGATAGCGGGGACCCTGCTGGAGCGCGAGCCCGAGGCCCGGTTCTGTCTGCTGCGCGGTGACCGGACGACGGCGTCGACCATGTTCCTGGAGGAGGTGGCCGACCTCAAGGACCGCTTCCCCGACCGCTTCCAGCTGGTGACGGCGCTGTCCCGCGAGGAGCAGCAGGCGGGCCTCGCCTCCGGTCGGCTGGACCGTGAGCGGCTGACGGCCCTGCTCCCGGCACTGCTTCCGGTGGAGCGGGTGGCGGGCTGGTTCCTGTGCGGGCCGCTGGGGCTGGTGGAGGGCGCCGAGCGGGCGCTGCTCGGCCTCGGGGTGTCGCGGTCCCGTATCCACGAGGAGATCTTCCATGTGGACGCCGCGCCCGCCCCGGCGGACCGCGTGCCCGCTCCCGCGCACAGCTCGGTCACGGCGCGGCTCGACGGACGCGCGGGGACCTGGGCGGTCCAGGACGGCGAGACGCTGCTCGAAGCGGTGCTGCGCAACCGGCCGGACGCCCCGTACGCGTGCAAGGGCGGCGTATGCGGTACGTGCCGGGCGTTCCTGGTCTCCGGTGAGGTACGGATGGACCGCAACTTCGCGCTGGAGCCGGAGGAGACCGGCGCGGGATTCGTCCTGGCGTGCCAGTCCCGTCCGGTGACGGAGGAAGTGGAGCTGGACTTCGACCGCTGA
- the paaC gene encoding 1,2-phenylacetyl-CoA epoxidase subunit PaaC — protein MTRTVPPTPTALPTTRPTAHPAALPLGDDALVLSHRLGEWAGNAPVLEEEVALANIALDLLGQARILLSMAGDEDELAYLREERAFRNLQLVEQPNGDFAHTIARQLYFSTYQRLLHEALAAGDTPFAPLAAKAVKEVAYHQDHAEQWTLRLGDGTRESRARMSRATEALWRYTGEMFQPLDGLDLDWAGIRDAWTRSVSGVLEAATLALPEGPQSGAWRAGAGRDGLHTESFGRMLAEMQHLHRSHPGASW, from the coding sequence GTGACGCGCACCGTCCCGCCCACGCCGACCGCCCTCCCCACCACGCGTCCCACCGCGCACCCCGCCGCGCTGCCCCTCGGTGACGACGCGCTCGTGCTCTCGCACCGGCTGGGCGAGTGGGCGGGCAACGCCCCGGTGCTGGAGGAGGAGGTCGCCCTGGCGAACATCGCCCTGGACCTGCTCGGCCAGGCCCGGATACTGCTGTCGATGGCCGGTGACGAGGACGAACTGGCGTACCTCCGCGAGGAACGCGCCTTCCGCAACCTCCAGTTGGTCGAGCAGCCGAACGGCGACTTCGCCCACACCATCGCCCGTCAGCTCTACTTCTCCACGTACCAGCGGCTGCTGCACGAGGCGCTGGCCGCCGGTGACACGCCCTTCGCACCGCTCGCGGCGAAGGCCGTCAAGGAAGTGGCGTACCACCAGGACCACGCCGAGCAGTGGACCCTGCGCCTCGGCGACGGCACGCGGGAGAGCCGGGCGCGGATGAGCCGGGCGACCGAGGCCCTGTGGCGGTACACCGGTGAGATGTTCCAGCCGCTCGACGGCCTCGACCTGGACTGGGCCGGGATACGGGACGCGTGGACGCGTTCCGTGAGCGGCGTCCTGGAGGCGGCCACCCTCGCCCTGCCCGAGGGCCCGCAGTCCGGTGCGTGGCGCGCGGGCGCGGGCCGGGACGGTCTGCACACCGAGTCGTTCGGCCGGATGCTCGCCGAGATGCAGCATCTGCACCGCAGCCACCCGGGGGCGTCATGGTGA